One segment of Amycolatopsis alba DSM 44262 DNA contains the following:
- a CDS encoding IclR family transcriptional regulator — translation MELLREPDPINGDTPTMRLFSLLELIAAKDQLVSLQGLVEETGLPKPTLHRMLQQLEGASLLIRQADGRHYGTGHRLRRLAENLLLNATHHGARHAVLRHLVDELGESCNVTTLSGNEIVYLDRVETPEPLRFYLRPGSRVPIHCSASGKMILAQMSPAQRRKLLAHAPLKQYTGKTLTDLDALDAEFTRIRRDGFALDDEEFLPGLVCVAVLVPGRANLCVAVQAPVMRLTPDKALQTLPALQRAAEAISRVDAEGASEPESVPS, via the coding sequence ATGGAGTTGCTTCGCGAACCCGATCCGATCAACGGGGACACGCCGACCATGCGGCTGTTCTCCCTGCTGGAGCTGATCGCCGCCAAGGACCAGCTGGTCTCCCTGCAGGGTCTCGTCGAGGAGACCGGCCTGCCGAAACCGACCCTGCACCGCATGCTGCAACAGCTCGAAGGGGCGAGCCTGCTCATCCGCCAGGCCGACGGCCGTCACTACGGCACCGGCCACCGGTTGCGACGGCTCGCGGAGAACCTGCTCCTCAACGCGACCCACCACGGCGCCCGGCACGCCGTCCTGCGCCACCTCGTCGACGAACTTGGCGAGAGCTGCAACGTGACCACCTTGTCGGGCAACGAAATCGTGTACCTCGACCGGGTGGAGACGCCGGAACCGCTGCGGTTCTACCTCCGGCCCGGCTCCCGCGTGCCGATCCACTGTTCGGCCAGCGGCAAGATGATCCTCGCGCAGATGAGCCCGGCCCAGCGGCGGAAACTGCTCGCGCACGCGCCGCTCAAGCAGTACACCGGCAAGACCCTCACCGACCTCGACGCGCTCGATGCGGAGTTCACCCGCATCCGCCGCGACGGGTTCGCGCTCGACGACGAGGAGTTCCTGCCCGGCCTGGTCTGCGTCGCGGTGCTCGTGCCGGGACGCGCCAACCTCTGCGTCGCCGTGCAGGCGCCGGTCATGCGGCTGACGCCGGACAAGGCGCTGCAGACGCTCCCGGCGCTGCAGCGCGCGGCCGAGGCGATCAGCCGCGTCGACGCCGAGGGCGCGTCCGAACCGGAAAGTGTTCCGTCGTAA
- a CDS encoding aspartate aminotransferase family protein encodes MDVTQLRAQARRHLGPHFTRKDTWASDFPVFVRGEGSYLIDTEGRRHLDGLAGLFCVNMGHGRADIAKAAADQVGTLAYASNWGSAHTPAIEAATLLAGLAPGDLGTTFFVNSGSEAVETALKFARQYHRSQGQPERTKIISRDMAYHGTTIGALSVTGLAKIKEPFGPLMPGVRHVPNTLGLLGDCGPAAELDCVTAIERVILEEGPETIAALFAEPVQNGRGALVPPKGYWPALRALCDKYGILLVSDEVICSFGRLGHWFGYGVTGVVPDLVTFAKGSTSGYAPLGGVIVREKLVTELYDSPKGGVFTHGATWGGHPVATAVAVANLTAMRDEKVLDNVLAEGPELFAALNSLKSAHRCVKDVRGTGFFYAIELMADRDSGRELTETESLKVLREVLPEAFRRTGVILRGDDRGATMLMISPPLVADREVLTELLHGVDEMLNDVEKAVQP; translated from the coding sequence GTGGACGTCACCCAGCTGCGAGCGCAGGCTCGACGGCATCTCGGCCCGCACTTCACCCGCAAGGACACCTGGGCCTCGGATTTCCCGGTGTTCGTGCGCGGCGAGGGAAGCTACCTGATCGACACCGAGGGCCGCCGTCATCTCGACGGTCTCGCCGGGCTCTTCTGCGTCAACATGGGCCACGGGCGCGCCGACATCGCCAAGGCCGCCGCCGACCAGGTCGGCACCCTGGCCTACGCGAGCAACTGGGGTTCGGCGCACACCCCCGCGATCGAAGCGGCCACGCTGCTGGCCGGGCTCGCGCCGGGCGACCTCGGGACGACGTTCTTCGTCAACTCCGGTTCGGAGGCCGTCGAAACCGCGCTGAAGTTCGCCCGCCAGTACCACCGCAGCCAAGGACAGCCCGAGCGGACGAAGATCATCAGCCGCGACATGGCCTACCACGGCACGACCATCGGCGCACTCTCGGTGACCGGGCTGGCGAAGATCAAGGAGCCCTTCGGCCCGCTCATGCCCGGCGTCCGGCACGTGCCGAACACGTTGGGACTGCTGGGAGACTGCGGTCCGGCGGCCGAATTGGACTGTGTCACCGCGATCGAGCGGGTCATTCTCGAAGAAGGACCGGAGACCATCGCGGCGCTGTTCGCCGAGCCGGTGCAGAACGGTCGCGGCGCGCTCGTCCCGCCGAAGGGGTACTGGCCCGCTTTGCGCGCGCTGTGCGACAAGTACGGCATCCTGCTCGTCTCGGACGAGGTCATCTGCTCGTTCGGCAGGCTGGGGCACTGGTTCGGCTACGGCGTCACCGGGGTGGTGCCGGATCTGGTCACCTTCGCCAAGGGGTCGACGTCGGGGTACGCGCCGCTCGGCGGGGTGATCGTGCGCGAAAAACTGGTCACCGAGCTGTACGACTCCCCGAAGGGCGGCGTCTTCACCCACGGCGCCACCTGGGGCGGGCATCCGGTCGCCACCGCGGTCGCCGTCGCGAACCTCACCGCGATGCGGGACGAGAAGGTGCTGGACAACGTGCTCGCCGAGGGCCCGGAACTGTTCGCCGCGCTGAACTCGCTCAAGTCCGCGCACCGCTGCGTCAAGGACGTCCGCGGCACCGGGTTCTTCTACGCCATCGAGCTGATGGCCGACCGCGACAGCGGCCGGGAGCTGACCGAAACGGAATCGCTGAAGGTGCTTCGCGAGGTGCTCCCGGAAGCGTTCCGCCGCACGGGTGTCATCCTCCGCGGCGACGACCGCGGCGCGACGATGCTGATGATCTCCCCGCCGCTGGTCGCCGATCGCGAGGTGCTCACCGAACTGCTCCACGGCGTCGACGAGATGCTCAACGACGTCGAAAAGGCCGTCCAGCCCTGA
- a CDS encoding Rv0909 family putative TA system antitoxin translates to MGIDFEGMKDKVSGEHVDKAADFAKSRFGEHSDKIDTAADKAKDFLGDSGGDEQQGEQQQGSPQGE, encoded by the coding sequence ATGGGTATCGACTTCGAAGGCATGAAGGACAAAGTGAGCGGGGAGCACGTCGACAAGGCCGCCGATTTCGCCAAATCCCGCTTCGGTGAACACTCCGACAAGATCGACACGGCCGCAGACAAGGCGAAGGACTTCCTCGGCGATTCCGGTGGCGACGAGCAGCAGGGCGAGCAGCAGCAGGGTTCACCGCAGGGCGAGTAA
- the xsc gene encoding sulfoacetaldehyde acetyltransferase, translating to MTERKTGDGRVVVSGRKKMTPSEAFVETLVANGVTDIFGIMGSAFMDAMDIFAPAGIRLVPVVHEQGAGHMADGYARVSGRHGVVIGQNGPGISNCVTAIAAAYWAHSPVVIVTPEAGTMGTGLGGFQEANQLPMFQEFTKYQGHVNNPKRMAEYTGRCFDRAHSELGPTQLNIPRDFFYGEIEAEIPEPARLDRGPGGERSLDEAAALLATAEFPVIISGGGVVMADGVEECKALAERLGAPVVNSYLHNDSFPASHPQWCGPLGYQGSKAAMKLISQADVVIALGSRLGPFGTLPQHGMDYWPKDAKIIQIDADHKMLGLVKKITVGICGDAKDAAVALTRRLSDRTLACDSTKDVRAAKIRAEKEEWEAELDAWTHENDPFSLDMIAEQETEEGNWLHPREVLRELEKAMPPRVMVSTDIGNINSVANSYLRFEEPRSFFAPMSFGNCGYALPTIIGAKAAAPDRPAISYAGDGAWGMSMGEVMTAVRHDIPVTAVVFHNRQWGAEKKNQVDFYNRRFVAGELESESFAGIAKAMGAEGVVVEKLDEVGPALRRAVEAQMNEGKTTVIEIMCTRELGDPFRRDALSKPVRFLEKYKDYV from the coding sequence ATGACGGAACGGAAGACGGGTGACGGCCGCGTGGTCGTCAGCGGCCGGAAGAAGATGACCCCGTCCGAGGCCTTCGTCGAGACGCTCGTGGCCAACGGCGTCACCGACATCTTCGGCATCATGGGGTCGGCGTTCATGGACGCGATGGACATCTTCGCGCCGGCGGGCATCCGGCTGGTACCGGTCGTGCACGAACAGGGCGCCGGGCACATGGCCGACGGTTACGCCAGGGTGAGCGGCAGGCACGGCGTCGTCATCGGGCAGAACGGCCCCGGTATCAGCAACTGCGTGACCGCGATCGCGGCCGCCTACTGGGCGCACAGCCCGGTCGTCATCGTGACGCCGGAGGCGGGGACGATGGGCACCGGTCTCGGCGGCTTCCAGGAGGCCAACCAGCTGCCCATGTTCCAGGAGTTCACCAAGTACCAGGGGCATGTCAACAACCCGAAGCGGATGGCGGAGTACACCGGCCGCTGCTTCGACCGGGCCCACTCGGAACTCGGCCCGACGCAGCTCAACATCCCGCGCGACTTCTTCTACGGCGAGATCGAGGCCGAGATCCCGGAGCCTGCCAGGCTCGATCGCGGACCCGGCGGGGAGCGGAGCCTCGACGAGGCCGCCGCGCTGCTGGCCACGGCGGAGTTCCCGGTGATCATCTCCGGTGGCGGGGTGGTCATGGCCGACGGCGTCGAGGAGTGCAAGGCGCTCGCCGAACGGCTCGGCGCGCCGGTGGTGAACAGCTACCTGCACAACGACTCGTTCCCGGCGAGCCACCCGCAGTGGTGCGGGCCGCTGGGCTACCAGGGTTCCAAGGCCGCGATGAAGCTGATCTCGCAGGCGGACGTCGTGATCGCGCTCGGCTCGCGGCTCGGCCCGTTCGGCACGCTGCCGCAGCACGGCATGGACTACTGGCCCAAGGACGCGAAGATCATCCAGATCGACGCGGACCACAAGATGCTCGGACTGGTCAAGAAGATCACCGTCGGCATCTGCGGCGACGCCAAGGACGCGGCGGTCGCGCTGACCCGACGCTTGTCGGACCGGACGCTGGCCTGCGACTCCACAAAGGACGTCCGCGCGGCGAAGATCAGGGCGGAGAAGGAGGAGTGGGAAGCCGAGCTCGACGCCTGGACCCACGAGAACGACCCGTTCAGCCTCGACATGATCGCGGAGCAGGAGACCGAGGAGGGCAACTGGCTGCACCCGCGGGAAGTGCTGCGGGAACTGGAGAAGGCCATGCCGCCGCGGGTGATGGTGTCGACCGACATCGGCAACATCAACTCGGTCGCGAACAGCTATCTGCGCTTCGAGGAGCCCCGCAGCTTCTTCGCGCCGATGAGCTTCGGCAACTGCGGCTACGCGCTGCCGACCATCATCGGCGCCAAGGCCGCGGCGCCCGACCGCCCCGCGATCTCCTACGCCGGCGACGGCGCCTGGGGGATGAGCATGGGTGAGGTCATGACCGCGGTCCGCCACGACATCCCGGTCACCGCGGTGGTGTTCCACAACCGGCAGTGGGGCGCGGAAAAGAAGAACCAGGTCGACTTCTACAACCGCCGGTTCGTCGCGGGTGAACTGGAAAGCGAGAGCTTCGCGGGGATCGCCAAGGCGATGGGCGCGGAGGGCGTCGTCGTGGAGAAGCTCGACGAGGTCGGCCCCGCGCTGCGACGCGCCGTCGAAGCGCAGATGAACGAGGGCAAGACCACCGTCATCGAGATCATGTGCACCCGCGAGCTGGGTGACCCGTTCCGCCGCGACGCGCTGTCCAAGCCCGTGCGGTTCCTGGAGAAGTACAAGGACTACGTGTAG
- a CDS encoding amidohydrolase: MVQPLREDPRNAAEFVALGGTVLTLDPAGRRVRALAASGGRITALGSEREISRLIGPETTVLDLAERTVIPGFVESHNHPAFFGMTLAAPVDAGSPPNDTIADIVGRVAQSARDLGPGEWIRGFRYDDTLLADGRHPTRADLDPVSGRNPVVLTHVSGHFCTANSLALREVGITAETPDPPGGLIVRDGRGEPTGVLVETAAFLVTSRLPGQSAGELAAALLLADEEYLANGVTSVHDTGIGLIGGAAELAAYALLRRAGKLRVRVRGYLFDGLVSGLDEGTPEAPDTGGADDKFAMTGVKIVADGSIQGKTGCLAEGYTCDPDEHGMMLLEPADLGRRIAALDAAGWQVAVHGNGDAAIDAIIDGYSRLGSPSGTGRRHRIEHCQTVREDQLDRMAAHDVLASFFVKHVYYWGDRHRDVFLGPERARRISPLVSARSRGIHFGLHSDTPVTPMPPMEGIWCAVRRITRQGKVLGPEQAVGVDAALRGYTIDAAYLAGEENVKGSLEIGKLADLAVLSGDPTAIEADRIRELTVDATVSGGEVVWRRETTGARR; encoded by the coding sequence TCCCCGGAACGCAGCCGAGTTCGTCGCACTCGGGGGCACCGTGCTCACCCTCGACCCGGCGGGGAGACGGGTCCGCGCGCTGGCCGCGAGCGGCGGCCGGATCACCGCGCTGGGCTCCGAACGCGAGATCTCCCGGCTGATCGGCCCGGAGACCACGGTGCTCGACCTGGCCGAGCGGACGGTGATCCCCGGTTTCGTCGAGTCCCACAACCATCCGGCGTTCTTCGGGATGACACTGGCCGCGCCGGTCGACGCCGGCAGCCCGCCCAACGACACCATCGCCGACATCGTCGGGAGGGTCGCCCAGTCGGCCAGGGACCTCGGTCCGGGGGAGTGGATCCGGGGTTTCCGTTACGACGACACGCTGCTCGCGGACGGCCGTCATCCGACGCGCGCGGACCTCGACCCCGTCTCCGGTCGCAATCCCGTGGTGCTGACCCATGTGTCCGGGCATTTCTGCACCGCGAACTCGCTCGCCCTGCGCGAAGTCGGGATCACCGCCGAGACCCCGGATCCGCCCGGCGGGCTCATCGTGCGGGACGGCCGGGGCGAGCCGACCGGGGTACTCGTCGAGACGGCGGCCTTCCTGGTCACGTCGCGGCTGCCCGGTCAGAGCGCGGGCGAACTGGCCGCGGCCCTGCTCCTGGCGGACGAGGAATACCTGGCCAACGGCGTGACCTCCGTGCACGACACCGGTATCGGGCTCATCGGGGGAGCGGCGGAACTGGCGGCGTACGCACTGCTGCGGCGGGCGGGGAAGCTGCGTGTCCGGGTGCGTGGCTACCTGTTCGACGGTCTGGTTTCCGGCCTGGACGAAGGAACGCCGGAAGCCCCGGACACCGGCGGCGCGGACGACAAGTTCGCGATGACGGGCGTGAAGATCGTCGCGGACGGGTCGATCCAGGGCAAGACCGGCTGTCTCGCGGAGGGCTACACCTGTGACCCGGACGAGCACGGCATGATGCTGCTCGAACCCGCCGATCTCGGCCGCCGGATCGCCGCGCTCGACGCGGCGGGCTGGCAGGTCGCCGTGCACGGCAACGGGGACGCGGCGATCGACGCGATCATCGACGGCTACTCGCGGCTGGGCTCGCCGTCCGGAACCGGCAGGCGGCACCGGATCGAACACTGCCAGACGGTGCGCGAAGACCAGCTGGACCGGATGGCCGCCCACGACGTCCTCGCTTCGTTCTTCGTCAAACACGTCTACTACTGGGGAGACCGGCATCGTGACGTCTTCCTCGGTCCCGAGCGGGCGCGCCGGATCAGCCCGCTGGTCTCGGCCCGCTCGCGCGGGATCCACTTCGGACTGCATTCGGACACCCCGGTGACGCCGATGCCGCCGATGGAGGGGATCTGGTGCGCCGTGCGCCGGATCACCAGGCAGGGCAAGGTGCTCGGCCCCGAACAGGCCGTCGGCGTCGACGCCGCGTTGCGCGGCTACACGATCGACGCCGCCTACCTGGCGGGTGAGGAGAACGTCAAGGGCAGCCTGGAGATCGGGAAGCTCGCCGATCTCGCGGTGCTGTCCGGCGATCCCACCGCGATCGAAGCCGACCGGATCCGCGAGCTGACCGTGGACGCCACCGTCAGCGGCGGCGAGGTCGTCTGGCGGCGCGAGACGACGGGAGCACGACGATGA
- a CDS encoding AAA family ATPase — protein sequence MVPELRLPVRDVFGIDSDLVVGAFRERDEHVPEIDEAYRFNPDVTLALLAGFTRDRRVLVQGLHGTGKSTHIEQVAARLNWPCVRVNLDGHLNRLDLVGRDAVVLREGKQVTEFQEGILPWALQRPVALVLDEYDAGRPDVMFVLQRVLERDGKFTLTDQNRVLRPHPSFRLFATANTVGLGNLNGLYHGAQRLNHAQIDRWNIVASLNYLPAAEEIAIVRARVPSVPEPLARSLVAVAALTRKGFQAGDLSTLMSPRTVITWAENIEIFGDPGTAFRLSFVNKCDEAERAIVAEYFQRCFDDELHLLSA from the coding sequence ATGGTCCCCGAGCTGCGGCTCCCGGTGCGCGACGTCTTCGGCATCGATTCGGATCTGGTCGTCGGCGCGTTCCGCGAACGCGACGAGCACGTCCCCGAGATCGACGAGGCGTACCGCTTCAACCCGGACGTGACGCTGGCCCTGCTCGCCGGGTTCACCCGCGACCGCCGCGTGCTGGTGCAGGGCCTGCACGGCACCGGCAAGTCGACCCACATCGAGCAGGTCGCCGCGCGGCTGAACTGGCCGTGTGTGCGCGTCAACCTCGACGGCCATCTCAACCGGCTCGACCTCGTCGGCCGCGACGCCGTCGTGCTGCGCGAAGGCAAGCAGGTCACCGAGTTCCAGGAGGGCATCCTGCCGTGGGCGCTGCAGCGGCCGGTCGCGCTGGTCCTCGACGAATACGACGCAGGCCGCCCGGACGTCATGTTCGTGCTCCAGCGGGTCCTCGAACGCGACGGCAAGTTCACCCTCACCGATCAGAACCGGGTCCTGCGGCCGCATCCGTCGTTCCGGCTGTTCGCCACCGCCAACACGGTCGGGCTCGGCAACCTCAACGGGCTCTACCACGGCGCGCAACGGCTGAACCACGCGCAGATCGACCGCTGGAACATCGTGGCGTCGCTGAACTATCTGCCCGCCGCCGAGGAGATCGCGATCGTGCGGGCCAGGGTGCCGAGCGTTCCCGAACCGCTGGCGAGGTCCCTGGTCGCGGTGGCCGCCTTGACCCGCAAGGGTTTCCAGGCCGGTGATCTGTCCACCTTGATGTCCCCGCGCACGGTGATCACCTGGGCGGAGAACATCGAGATCTTCGGCGATCCGGGGACGGCGTTCCGGCTGTCCTTCGTGAACAAGTGCGACGAAGCCGAACGCGCCATCGTGGCGGAGTACTTCCAACGGTGCTTCGACGACGAGCTCCACCTGCTCTCGGCATGA
- a CDS encoding sodium:solute symporter family protein, with protein sequence MLIAIVVVVMAGSIGLAVWAGRSTRGGGISEFLVGGRSFPAWLVYFLAVGEVYSIGTMIGFPSGIYAHGASYGIWFLGYILLAYSLGYFLAPLVWRAAKRYDAMTVPDVFGRHFGSRRLEVITCVTMLIALVPWGQYQFIGLQVVLSNLGLRLDPVQCVVLAGIVAFVYIAVSGVRSPAFVSILKDLFMLVGVVLVGVAVVLAAGGTAKVSGPEVLSAAQTTMGGSELTFAMTTILFQSIVFYLGFGGAYVFPARSERAVKSSTVWMPLYMLIYPFLVLAAYYGVTAHPDLKNPNTVFMVTAKGLLPDWLLGLVAAGAALSGVLVLAATALTIGGMVCRNLAPNIPATAQRRWTVVAVASFLVLAAVLTLVASTLMLTILNLTYNLLAQVVPGWLAILFVRRVRTAAVAAGMVTGVIAAIALYVTGATFGGFNAGLVSMGLNVTVVVIWSLLAPDKARIPVARSAESAPVAARLA encoded by the coding sequence ATGCTGATCGCGATCGTGGTGGTGGTGATGGCGGGCTCGATCGGGCTCGCCGTGTGGGCCGGACGGTCCACCCGCGGCGGCGGGATCTCCGAGTTTCTCGTCGGCGGCCGTTCGTTCCCGGCGTGGCTGGTGTACTTCCTCGCGGTCGGCGAGGTGTACAGCATCGGGACGATGATCGGGTTCCCGAGCGGGATCTACGCGCACGGCGCGAGCTACGGGATCTGGTTCCTCGGCTACATCCTGCTCGCGTACTCGCTGGGCTACTTCCTGGCCCCGCTGGTGTGGCGGGCGGCGAAAAGATACGACGCGATGACCGTCCCCGACGTGTTCGGACGGCATTTCGGCAGCAGGCGGCTCGAAGTGATCACCTGTGTCACGATGCTGATCGCGCTGGTCCCATGGGGGCAGTACCAGTTCATCGGGCTCCAGGTGGTGCTGAGCAATCTGGGGCTGCGGCTGGATCCCGTGCAGTGCGTGGTGCTGGCGGGCATCGTGGCGTTCGTCTACATCGCCGTCTCCGGCGTGCGGTCGCCCGCGTTCGTCTCGATCCTCAAGGATCTGTTCATGCTGGTCGGCGTCGTGCTCGTCGGCGTGGCGGTGGTGCTCGCCGCCGGTGGCACCGCGAAGGTCAGCGGGCCGGAGGTGCTCAGCGCGGCACAGACCACCATGGGCGGTTCGGAACTGACCTTCGCGATGACGACGATCCTCTTCCAGAGCATCGTGTTCTACCTCGGTTTCGGTGGGGCGTATGTGTTCCCGGCCCGCTCCGAACGCGCGGTGAAGAGTTCGACCGTGTGGATGCCGCTGTACATGCTGATCTACCCGTTCCTGGTACTGGCCGCGTACTACGGGGTGACCGCGCACCCGGACCTGAAGAACCCGAACACGGTGTTCATGGTGACCGCCAAGGGTTTGCTGCCCGACTGGCTGCTGGGCCTCGTCGCCGCCGGCGCCGCGCTCTCGGGCGTGCTGGTGCTCGCCGCTACCGCGCTCACCATCGGCGGCATGGTCTGCCGCAACCTCGCGCCGAACATCCCGGCCACGGCGCAACGCCGGTGGACGGTCGTCGCGGTGGCGAGCTTCCTGGTCCTGGCGGCGGTCCTGACCCTCGTCGCCTCGACGCTGATGCTCACGATCCTGAACCTGACCTACAACCTGCTGGCCCAGGTCGTCCCCGGCTGGCTCGCGATCCTGTTCGTGCGCCGGGTGCGGACGGCCGCGGTGGCCGCCGGGATGGTCACCGGGGTGATCGCCGCGATCGCCCTGTACGTCACCGGTGCGACGTTCGGCGGGTTCAACGCGGGTCTGGTGTCGATGGGGCTGAACGTCACCGTGGTGGTGATCTGGAGCCTGCTGGCGCCGGACAAGGCGCGGATACCGGTGGCGAGGTCGGCGGAAAGCGCCCCGGTCGCCGCGCGACTCGCGTGA
- a CDS encoding cobaltochelatase CobT-related protein, with product MTAGQAETRRRDQVEELCAAAVRALSGDPALHFRARRLHRGREPLPLHAPHLRQSADDDLLSSRGIADGMALRLTVSDAALHRSLCPDDPAERGIFELLEQFRVESLPPAELPGMRRNLRLRHLRWSLEFHRSGLTETARGLALYTVAQICRSRITGEPVVEETEDLIEATRFALAPSLGHDLAGLRRHRTDQKAFAGHALAIARTTGVLLAGTEQDAEDDGDPTDPRFSLVIDFDASLGDQIPSATAGTSRTLGESGAAYRVYTTAYDREWRASDLVRPVLLAELRERLDRRVARQGVGPGRLARDVKAMLAEPARDGWDGGQEEGLLDGRTLAQLISSPTERRIFRTERIEPVADTLVTFLIDCSGSMTAHAEPVATLVDLFARSIELAGAACEVLGFTTGGWNGGAPGREWRRAGRPRHPGRLNERLHLVFKDAETPWRRARPDLAALLKADLFREGIDGEAVAWACDRMRARTEARRILLVLSDGSPMDSATSLANDPHYLDEHLRETVLQQDDTVEIRGVGVGLDLSPFYRRSRVLDTSVTSGYAPFQDVLELLALR from the coding sequence ATGACCGCCGGACAGGCGGAAACCCGGCGCCGCGACCAGGTCGAGGAGCTGTGCGCGGCCGCCGTCCGGGCACTCAGCGGCGATCCGGCACTGCACTTCCGGGCGCGACGGCTGCACCGGGGACGTGAACCGCTCCCCCTGCACGCGCCGCATCTGCGGCAGTCCGCCGACGACGATCTGCTTTCCTCGCGCGGGATCGCGGACGGGATGGCGTTGCGCCTGACCGTCTCGGACGCCGCCCTGCACCGGAGCCTGTGCCCGGATGATCCGGCCGAACGCGGGATTTTCGAGCTGCTGGAACAGTTCCGCGTCGAGTCGCTCCCGCCCGCGGAGCTGCCGGGAATGCGGCGGAACCTGCGTCTTCGGCATCTCCGCTGGTCGCTGGAATTCCACCGGTCCGGGCTGACCGAGACCGCCCGCGGGCTGGCGCTGTACACGGTGGCGCAGATCTGCCGGTCACGGATCACCGGCGAACCCGTGGTCGAGGAGACCGAAGATCTCATCGAGGCGACCCGGTTCGCGCTGGCGCCGTCGCTCGGCCACGACCTCGCCGGGCTGCGGCGGCACCGGACGGACCAGAAGGCGTTCGCCGGACACGCGCTGGCGATCGCCCGGACGACCGGCGTTCTGCTGGCCGGGACCGAGCAGGACGCCGAGGACGACGGCGATCCCACCGACCCGCGGTTCAGCCTCGTGATCGACTTCGACGCGAGCCTCGGCGACCAGATCCCCTCCGCGACCGCCGGAACCAGCCGGACTTTGGGCGAATCCGGTGCGGCGTACCGGGTTTACACCACCGCGTACGACCGCGAATGGCGCGCGTCGGACCTGGTGCGCCCCGTGTTGCTGGCCGAACTCCGCGAACGGCTCGACCGGCGTGTCGCCAGGCAGGGTGTCGGGCCGGGGCGGCTGGCGCGCGACGTCAAGGCGATGCTCGCCGAACCCGCCCGCGACGGCTGGGACGGCGGGCAGGAGGAAGGCCTGCTCGACGGCCGGACCCTGGCACAGCTGATCAGCTCCCCCACCGAACGGCGAATCTTCCGCACCGAACGGATCGAACCGGTGGCGGACACGCTCGTCACGTTCCTGATCGACTGCTCGGGCTCGATGACGGCGCACGCGGAACCCGTCGCCACGCTGGTCGACCTCTTCGCGCGCTCGATCGAACTCGCCGGCGCGGCCTGCGAAGTGCTCGGCTTCACGACCGGCGGATGGAACGGGGGCGCGCCAGGACGGGAATGGCGGCGCGCGGGACGGCCGCGCCATCCCGGCAGGCTCAACGAACGGCTCCACCTCGTGTTCAAGGACGCCGAAACCCCGTGGCGCCGAGCGCGCCCGGACCTCGCGGCCCTGCTGAAAGCCGACCTGTTCCGCGAAGGGATCGACGGCGAGGCGGTGGCCTGGGCCTGCGACCGGATGCGCGCGCGAACGGAAGCGCGCCGGATCCTGCTCGTGCTTTCGGACGGCAGTCCGATGGACAGCGCGACGAGCCTGGCGAACGACCCGCACTACCTGGACGAGCATCTGCGGGAAACGGTGCTACAGCAGGACGACACCGTCGAGATCCGCGGGGTCGGCGTCGGGCTGGACCTCAGCCCTTTCTACCGCCGCTCGCGAGTTCTGGACACTTCGGTCACGTCGGGGTACGCCCCGTTCCAGGACGTCCTCGAGTTACTCGCCCTGCGGTGA
- a CDS encoding DUF3311 domain-containing protein gives MIRSWPSVLIGLFVPAFALLGGILLLSGSTASVLNIPVLFFWVFCCCPLTTLCLWISWRFFDRAHYPEDD, from the coding sequence ATGATCCGCAGCTGGCCGAGTGTCCTCATCGGACTGTTCGTCCCCGCGTTCGCCCTGCTGGGAGGAATTCTGCTGCTGTCGGGATCGACGGCGTCGGTGCTGAACATTCCGGTGCTGTTCTTCTGGGTGTTCTGCTGCTGCCCGCTGACCACCCTGTGCCTGTGGATCAGCTGGCGTTTCTTCGACCGCGCCCACTACCCGGAGGACGACTGA